One Coffea arabica cultivar ET-39 chromosome 5e, Coffea Arabica ET-39 HiFi, whole genome shotgun sequence DNA segment encodes these proteins:
- the LOC113722603 gene encoding replication protein A 70 kDa DNA-binding subunit D-like, translating into MANLLPIRDVMPHMKNWSCIITVQEKQQVTNSLGTPTRKQKFVFYDSEGSRVEGIIFNDDIPRMSQILQVYKKYKISNAEVRPIPQKFQTSDLTIQWVISSRTVIDEIPDDDAVMAVKFCYSKFTDLVQYMDDKTKSVDVLGVVISALERKTITKNSRQSDVQKFVLLNEESQTVLLSLWDNFLTNEGAEMLSKLHSYPVIIARRVKVNNYNGVALGTWFDSAILVDPPIQEARELKNWALRNTNLIKELVEKMDYIKYNPQLSLKPDQKTTWICNITSTQKTVWVKAQISFDHIFQKYWYMSCKNCCRATAADYEVVFTCNSCKEKHPAIPRCRFDVDLTDSTGVIPASVFGELAEKLLTFNGLEAMQHFDQNVELPLEFVHNELKSKMFLLHIKPVQTQLADARQRYTIIYYSEIDDPTASIQLTSQTEDDSSFLGKEVDNVRLGTPGGDSDRSKICVRLSDRFDEPQNVELDVDENAECSSSKKQKLI; encoded by the exons ATGGCTAACTTGCTGCCAATACGAGATGTTATGCCTCACATGAAAAATTGGAGCTGCATTATCACTGTTCAAGAAAAGCAACAGGTCACAAACTCATTGGGAACCCCTACAAGAAAGCAGAAGTTTGTTTTCTATGATTCAGAA GGATCGAGGGTTGAAGGAATCATCTTCAATGATGACATTCCTAGAATGAGCCAGATCTTGCAGGTTTATAAAAAGTATAAAATCTCCAATGCTGAGGTCAGGCCTATACCACAAAAGTTCCAGACATCTGACCTTACCATTCAGTGGGTGATCAGTAGCAGGACTGTCATTGATGAAATTCCTGATGATGATGCAGTCATGGCTGTGAAATTCTGCTATTCAAAGTTTACTGATTTAGTTCAGTACATGGATGACAAAACTAAATCAGTCG ACGTGCTGGGAGTCGTGATTAGTGCGCTCGAGAGGAAAACAATTACCAAAAACTCAAGGCAATCAGATGTTCAGAAATTTGTCCTGCTTAATGAAGA GTCACAGACAGTCCTCTTATCTCTGTGGGATAACTTTCTAACTAACGAGGGAGCAGAAATGCTATCTAAACTTCACAGCTATCCTGTGATCATTGCTCGGAGGGTCAAAGTGAATAACTATAATG GGGTCGCACTtggtacttggtttgattcAGCGATTCTGGTTGATCCTCCTATACAAGAAGCAAGAGAGCTCAAGAATTG GGCGTTGAGAAACACTAATCTGATTAAAGAGCTTGTCGAAAAAATGGACTATATTAAATATAATCCACAGCTGTCATTGAAGCCAGACCAAAAAACAACTTGGATTTGTAACATAACCTCAACACAAAAG ACTGTGTGGGTCAAGGCACAGATCTCTTTTGACCACATCTTCCAGAAATATTGGTACATGAGTTGCAAAAACTGTTGTCGAGCTACAGCAGCAGACTATGAAGTGGTGTTTACCTGTAACTCATGCAAAGAGAAACATCCTGCAATACCTAG ATGTCGCTTTGATGTCGATTTGACCGATAGCACTGGAGTGATCCCAGCCTCAGTATTTGGCGAATTGGCAGAGAAGCTATTGACATTTAATGGACTAGAAGCAATGCAGCATTTTGATCAG AATGTTGAACTTCCACTCGAGTTTGTCCATAACGAGCTTAAATCAAAAATGTTTCTGCTCCATATCAAACCTGTGCAAACACAGCTGGCAGATGCGAGGCAGCGTTACACAATTATATACTACTCTGAAATTGATGATCCAACTGCTTCTATCCAGTTAACAAGTCAAACAGAAGATGACTCTTCTTTCCTTGGCAAAGAAGTTGACAATGTACGGTTGGGGACTCCAG GAGGAGACAGTGATCGGTCAAAGATTTGTGTTCGGCTTTCTGACAGATTTGATGAACCCCAGAACGTTGAACTAGATGTGGATGAAAATGCAGAGTGCAGCTCTAGCAAGAAGCAAAAACTAATCTAG